The following are encoded together in the Lactuca sativa cultivar Salinas chromosome 1, Lsat_Salinas_v11, whole genome shotgun sequence genome:
- the LOC111885919 gene encoding nuclear transport factor 2 isoform X1 yields MATPFHFPLTAAQVGHYFVGHYYQVLQTQPDVVHQFYSERSTLLRVDGDARVTGTSMLEIHSIVMSLNYTGVEIKTLHSLESWDNGVLVLASGSVHQKDFNSRTFVQTFFLAPQEKGFFVLNDIFHYIDDQPIHHHHPVAYLSQNNLLSKLNAPTALQEQASNYMGVGDIQGRDFVTPTTTAVENGSVNNYSFQKQQLQAPEVENSLEDNYPVKSNGSVNALQDRLTSVEEPVGEPQKHTYASILQVAKGQSAPPSAPREQQPVTKSPTPFELNHVEPTSQRSGVEAVEDSSGVEDEVVELKSVYVKNVPTNAIASDIEEEFKKFGKIRQDGVAIRTRKDIDVCYAFVEFEDMSGVHNAIKASTVEISGQQVFIEGRRANRSNNAYRGGRGRGRGRSGYQMDGRGRFGGRNYARMNGQDPRSNGYYRHTYSRNGHSPSD; encoded by the exons ATGGCAACGCCGTTTCACTTTCCTCTCACCGCTGCTCAG GTTGGGCATTACTTCGTCGGACATTACTACCAGGTGCTTCAGACGCAACCTGATGTTGTTCATCAGTTTTATAGCGAAAGGAGCACGTTGCTTCGCGTTGATGGTGACGCCAGAGTTACCGGGACTTCAATGCTG GAAATCCATTCTATTGTCATGTCCCTCAACTACACTGGAGTTGAAATCAAAACATTACACTCCCTTGAATCTTGGGACAATGGTGTCCTTGTATTGGCATCAGGCTCAGTGCATCAAAAAGATTTCAATAGCAGGACATTTGTTCAGACATTTTTCCTTGCACCTCAAGAGAAAGGCTTCTTTGTACTCAACGATATCTTTCACTACATTGATGATCAACCAATTCATCATCATCACCCTGTTGCCTATTTGTCTCAAAACAATCTTCTTTCCAAATTGAATGCCCCAACTGCTCTTCAAGAACAAG CATCAAACTACATGGGAGTTGGTGATATCCAGGGTAGGGATTTTGTAACACCTACTACCACAGCTGTAGAAAATGGTTCTGTGAACAATTACAGTTTCCAAAAACAACAATTGCAAGCTCCTGAGGTTGAAAACAGTCTTGAAGACAACTATCCTGTGAAGTCAAATGGTTCAGTGAATGCACTACAAGACCGTTTGACTTCAGTTGAGGAACCTGTAGGAGAGCCTCAAAAGCATACTTATGCTTCCATT TTGCAAGTAGCGAAAGGGCAGTCTGCACCACCATCAGCACCAAGAGAGCAGCAACCTGTCACAAAAAGTCCAACACCTTTTGAGTTAAACCATGTGGAGCCCACTTCACAAAGATCTGGGGTTGAAGCTGTGGAGGATTCATCTGGTGTAGAAGATGAAG TAGTTGAGTTGAAGTCAGTTTATGTGAAAAACGTGCCAACGAATGCAATTGCTTCTGATATTGAAGAGGAGTTTAAGAAATTTGGTAAGATCAGGCAAGATGGTGTTGCCATAAGAACAAGAAAG GATATTGATGTGTGCTATGCATTTGTTGAGTTTGAAGACATGTCTGGTGTTCACAATGCTATCAAG GCATCTACTGTTGAGATTTCTGGGCAGCAGGTTTTCATTGAAGGAAGACGAGCAAATCGAAGCAACAATGCATATCGAGGTGGAA GAGGAAGAGGAAGAGGCAGGAGTGGATACCAAATGGACGGTAGAGGACGATTTGGAGGCCGAAACTATGCCCGAATGAACGGTCAAGATCCAAGAAGCAATGGCTACTACCGCCACACTTATTCAAGAAACGGTCACAGCCCTTCCGATTGA
- the LOC111885919 gene encoding nuclear transport factor 2 isoform X3, with protein sequence MATPFHFPLTAAQVGHYFVGHYYQVLQTQPDVVHQFYSERSTLLRVDGDARVTGTSMLEIHSIVMSLNYTGVEIKTLHSLESWDNGVLVLASGSVHQKDFNSRTFVQTFFLAPQEKGFFVLNDIFHYIDDQPIHHHHPVAYLSQNNLLSKLNAPTALQEQASNYMGVGDIQGRDFVTPTTTAVENGSVNNYSFQKQQLQAPEVENSLEDNYPVKSNGSVNALQDRLTSVEEPVGEPQKHTYASILQVAKGQSAPPSAPREQQPVTKSPTPFELNHVEPTSQRSGVEAVEDSSGVEDEVVELKSVYVKNVPTNAIASDIEEEFKKFGKIRQDGVAIRTRKDIDVCYAFVEFEDMSGVHNAIKASTVEISGQQVFIEGRRANRSNNAYRGGRGRGRSGYQMDGRGRFGGRNYARMNGQDPRSNGYYRHTYSRNGHSPSD encoded by the exons ATGGCAACGCCGTTTCACTTTCCTCTCACCGCTGCTCAG GTTGGGCATTACTTCGTCGGACATTACTACCAGGTGCTTCAGACGCAACCTGATGTTGTTCATCAGTTTTATAGCGAAAGGAGCACGTTGCTTCGCGTTGATGGTGACGCCAGAGTTACCGGGACTTCAATGCTG GAAATCCATTCTATTGTCATGTCCCTCAACTACACTGGAGTTGAAATCAAAACATTACACTCCCTTGAATCTTGGGACAATGGTGTCCTTGTATTGGCATCAGGCTCAGTGCATCAAAAAGATTTCAATAGCAGGACATTTGTTCAGACATTTTTCCTTGCACCTCAAGAGAAAGGCTTCTTTGTACTCAACGATATCTTTCACTACATTGATGATCAACCAATTCATCATCATCACCCTGTTGCCTATTTGTCTCAAAACAATCTTCTTTCCAAATTGAATGCCCCAACTGCTCTTCAAGAACAAG CATCAAACTACATGGGAGTTGGTGATATCCAGGGTAGGGATTTTGTAACACCTACTACCACAGCTGTAGAAAATGGTTCTGTGAACAATTACAGTTTCCAAAAACAACAATTGCAAGCTCCTGAGGTTGAAAACAGTCTTGAAGACAACTATCCTGTGAAGTCAAATGGTTCAGTGAATGCACTACAAGACCGTTTGACTTCAGTTGAGGAACCTGTAGGAGAGCCTCAAAAGCATACTTATGCTTCCATT TTGCAAGTAGCGAAAGGGCAGTCTGCACCACCATCAGCACCAAGAGAGCAGCAACCTGTCACAAAAAGTCCAACACCTTTTGAGTTAAACCATGTGGAGCCCACTTCACAAAGATCTGGGGTTGAAGCTGTGGAGGATTCATCTGGTGTAGAAGATGAAG TAGTTGAGTTGAAGTCAGTTTATGTGAAAAACGTGCCAACGAATGCAATTGCTTCTGATATTGAAGAGGAGTTTAAGAAATTTGGTAAGATCAGGCAAGATGGTGTTGCCATAAGAACAAGAAAG GATATTGATGTGTGCTATGCATTTGTTGAGTTTGAAGACATGTCTGGTGTTCACAATGCTATCAAG GCATCTACTGTTGAGATTTCTGGGCAGCAGGTTTTCATTGAAGGAAGACGAGCAAATCGAAGCAACAATGCATATCGAG GAGGAAGAGGAAGAGGCAGGAGTGGATACCAAATGGACGGTAGAGGACGATTTGGAGGCCGAAACTATGCCCGAATGAACGGTCAAGATCCAAGAAGCAATGGCTACTACCGCCACACTTATTCAAGAAACGGTCACAGCCCTTCCGATTGA
- the LOC111885919 gene encoding nuclear transport factor 2 isoform X2: MATPFHFPLTAAQVGHYFVGHYYQVLQTQPDVVHQFYSERSTLLRVDGDARVTGTSMLEIHSIVMSLNYTGVEIKTLHSLESWDNGVLVLASGSVHQKDFNSRTFVQTFFLAPQEKGFFVLNDIFHYIDDQPIHHHHPVAYLSQNNLLSKLNAPTALQEQASNYMGVGDIQGRDFVTPTTTAVENGSVNNYSFQKQQLQAPEVENSLEDNYPVKSNGSVNALQDRLTSVEEPVGEPQKHTYASILQVAKGQSAPPSAPREQQPVTKSPTPFELNHVEPTSQRSGVEAVEDSSGVEDEVELKSVYVKNVPTNAIASDIEEEFKKFGKIRQDGVAIRTRKDIDVCYAFVEFEDMSGVHNAIKASTVEISGQQVFIEGRRANRSNNAYRGGRGRGRGRSGYQMDGRGRFGGRNYARMNGQDPRSNGYYRHTYSRNGHSPSD, from the exons ATGGCAACGCCGTTTCACTTTCCTCTCACCGCTGCTCAG GTTGGGCATTACTTCGTCGGACATTACTACCAGGTGCTTCAGACGCAACCTGATGTTGTTCATCAGTTTTATAGCGAAAGGAGCACGTTGCTTCGCGTTGATGGTGACGCCAGAGTTACCGGGACTTCAATGCTG GAAATCCATTCTATTGTCATGTCCCTCAACTACACTGGAGTTGAAATCAAAACATTACACTCCCTTGAATCTTGGGACAATGGTGTCCTTGTATTGGCATCAGGCTCAGTGCATCAAAAAGATTTCAATAGCAGGACATTTGTTCAGACATTTTTCCTTGCACCTCAAGAGAAAGGCTTCTTTGTACTCAACGATATCTTTCACTACATTGATGATCAACCAATTCATCATCATCACCCTGTTGCCTATTTGTCTCAAAACAATCTTCTTTCCAAATTGAATGCCCCAACTGCTCTTCAAGAACAAG CATCAAACTACATGGGAGTTGGTGATATCCAGGGTAGGGATTTTGTAACACCTACTACCACAGCTGTAGAAAATGGTTCTGTGAACAATTACAGTTTCCAAAAACAACAATTGCAAGCTCCTGAGGTTGAAAACAGTCTTGAAGACAACTATCCTGTGAAGTCAAATGGTTCAGTGAATGCACTACAAGACCGTTTGACTTCAGTTGAGGAACCTGTAGGAGAGCCTCAAAAGCATACTTATGCTTCCATT TTGCAAGTAGCGAAAGGGCAGTCTGCACCACCATCAGCACCAAGAGAGCAGCAACCTGTCACAAAAAGTCCAACACCTTTTGAGTTAAACCATGTGGAGCCCACTTCACAAAGATCTGGGGTTGAAGCTGTGGAGGATTCATCTGGTGTAGAAGATGAAG TTGAGTTGAAGTCAGTTTATGTGAAAAACGTGCCAACGAATGCAATTGCTTCTGATATTGAAGAGGAGTTTAAGAAATTTGGTAAGATCAGGCAAGATGGTGTTGCCATAAGAACAAGAAAG GATATTGATGTGTGCTATGCATTTGTTGAGTTTGAAGACATGTCTGGTGTTCACAATGCTATCAAG GCATCTACTGTTGAGATTTCTGGGCAGCAGGTTTTCATTGAAGGAAGACGAGCAAATCGAAGCAACAATGCATATCGAGGTGGAA GAGGAAGAGGAAGAGGCAGGAGTGGATACCAAATGGACGGTAGAGGACGATTTGGAGGCCGAAACTATGCCCGAATGAACGGTCAAGATCCAAGAAGCAATGGCTACTACCGCCACACTTATTCAAGAAACGGTCACAGCCCTTCCGATTGA
- the LOC111885920 gene encoding uncharacterized protein LOC111885920 has protein sequence MLHTEPSLSVYADEDMLLDNRKGELKVKVGNDEFSFAENMGLSVENHENDPLNGFKKLGILQNEEQIEPVCINGTERFDESGDVVENYKRMLDEDPSNPVLLKNYAHFLQLNGDVNGAEEYYFRATMADPKDGEILMQYAKLIWELHRDQDRASGYFQSAVHAAPENSDVLAAYARFLWEIDENEEKDEATTFGVGVNDLERYYKTMVNESCCDPLLLTNYARFLQQTKGDLEGAEKYYSRAIQANPDDSEAVSQYAQLVWELHRDQHKANAYFEQSVKLTPSNSDVLAAYAKFLWEANMED, from the exons ATGTTGCATACAGAGCCCTCTCTCTCTGTGTACGCCGATGAAGATATGTTGCTTGACAATAGGAAAGGGGAATTAAAGGTTAAAGTCGGCAATGATGAGTTCAGTTTCGCAGAAAATATGGGACTCAGCGTTGAGAATCATGAAAACGATCCATTGAATGGATTTAAGAAATTGGGTATTTTGCAAAACGAAGAACAGATTGAACCAGTGTGTATCAATGGCACCGAACGATTTGACGAAAGTGGCGACGTTGTGGAGAATTATAAGAGGATGTTAGACGAAGATCCTTCAAACCCTGTTTTATTGAAGAACTATGCTCATTTTTTGCAG TTGAATGGAGATGTTAATGGAGCTGAGGAATACTATTTCCGTGCAACAATGGCGGATCCTAAAGATGGTGAGATTCTGATGCAATACGCTAAGTTGATATGGGAGCTTCATCGTGATCAAGATAGAGCCTCTGGTTATTTTCAGAGCGCTGTTCATGCTGCACCTGAGAACTC CGATGTTCTTGCAGCATATGCAAGGTTCTTATGGGAAATAGATGAAAATGAAGAGAAGGATGAAGCCACTACATTTGGTGTTGGGGTCAATGATCTTGAGAGATATTACAAGACAATGGTCAACGAAAGTTGTTGTGACCCTTTGTTACTTACAAACTACGCCCGTTTTCTTCAACAG ACAAAAGGAGACCTTGAAGGGGCGGAAAAGTACTATTCACGTGCAATACAAGCCAATCCAGATGACAGTGAAGCAGTTTCACAATACGCACAATTGGTGTGGGAGCTTCATCGCGATCAACACAAAGCTAATGCTTACTTTGAACAATCAGTCAAATTAACTCCATCCAATag TGATGTTCTTGCTGCATATGCCAAGTTTCTTTGGGAAGCAAATATGGAAGATTGA